Proteins co-encoded in one Dyella japonica A8 genomic window:
- a CDS encoding cell wall hydrolase: protein MKLSMLLWLASVLPQPLADQTCLATTVYLEARSESTIGQYAVAEVAMRRRDRGTWGDSVCEVVTSPRQFALTTTASNFEVTDLNSWTKAWKIAGDSISNWSLPQGERTVYVPRADAFATLAVTPTWSTKRVKTIGEHAFYVVNN, encoded by the coding sequence ATGAAACTTTCGATGCTGTTGTGGCTAGCGTCCGTGCTGCCCCAGCCCCTCGCGGACCAGACCTGCCTGGCCACGACGGTTTATCTCGAGGCACGCAGTGAGTCCACCATCGGCCAATACGCCGTGGCGGAAGTTGCCATGCGTCGCCGCGATCGCGGCACCTGGGGCGACAGCGTTTGTGAGGTCGTGACCTCCCCGCGTCAGTTTGCACTGACGACAACCGCGAGCAATTTCGAAGTGACCGACCTCAACTCCTGGACCAAGGCGTGGAAGATTGCTGGCGACTCGATCAGCAACTGGAGCCTGCCGCAGGGAGAGCGCACGGTATACGTACCGCGCGCGGATGCATTCGCCACGCTCGCCGTGACGCCAACCTGGTCGACCAAGCGGGTCAAGACCATCGGTGAACATGCGTTCTACGTGGTCAACAACTAA